The following coding sequences are from one Rutidosis leptorrhynchoides isolate AG116_Rl617_1_P2 chromosome 11, CSIRO_AGI_Rlap_v1, whole genome shotgun sequence window:
- the LOC139876044 gene encoding uncharacterized protein translates to MSFRYTGHNNGKIFNREVRRIYLDSGSACDVMYEHCFDRLCPTIRARLGAPRVPLVGFSGERCWPIGEIDLDFTIGEPPLTRTETIDFVVVRANSPHKILLRRVAMKKMGIIVSTVHQMVKFHTHEGIRTLASMYDRDKVILAIKETMKEPTECILEASEEDHQVEKISVNSMFHQEINIGKNLPTSTKQKLWKVLQANVDVFTWENSDITEIPRTINVQGSPFVTEHRLNEHKHLEPVHLKKRNLAPERDEAACKEVEGLLKAGIVREAKYPSWVANPVMVKKSDGGWRMCVDFTNINKSCPKKFISLT, encoded by the coding sequence ATGTCCTTCAGATATACCGGTCACAATAATGGAAAAATCTTCAACAGAGAAGTCCGAAGGATATATCTCGACAGTGGAAGTGCTTGTGATGTAATGTACGAGCATTGCTTCGATCGACTATGTCCCACTATCAGAGCACGATTAGGTGCTCCTAGGGTACCATTAGTGGGATTCTCTGGAGAAAGGTGTTGGCCCATTGGGGAAATTGATCTCGACTTCACAATAGGCGAACCACCATTAACAAGAACCGAAACCATTGATTTTGTGGTAGTCCGAGCAAACTCCCCGCACAAAATTTTGCTCAGGAGGGTAGCTATGAAAAAAATGGGTATAATCGTCTCGACAGTGCATCAAATGGTCAAGTTTCATACTCACGAAGGTATCCGAACCCTCGCCTCAATGTATGACAGGGATAAGGTAATCTTAGCCATAAAAGAAACGATGAAAGAGCCAACCGAGTGCATTCTAGAAGCATCGGAGGAAGATCACCAAGTAGAAAAGATATCAGTAAATTCGATGTTTCATCAAGAGATCAACATAGGGAAGAATTTACCAACATCCACCAAGCAAAAGCTTTGGAAGGTGTTGCAAGCCAATGTGGATGTATTCACCTGGGAGAATAGTGACATCACTGAGATACCACGAACCATCAATGTACAGGGGTCACCCTTTGTGACAGAACATCGACTCAATGAGCACAAGCACCTTGAACCAGTACATTTGAAGAAAAGAAATCTAGCACCTGAAAGAGACGAAGCGGCCTGTAAGGAAGTAGAAGGCCTGCTAAAGGCAGGTATAGTTCGCGAAGCTAAATATCCTTCGTGGGTCGCTAACCCCGTGATGGTAAAGAAGTCAGACGGAGGATGGAGAATGTGTGTCGATTTCACCAACATCAACAAGTCATGTCCCAAAAAATTTATATCCCTTACCTGA
- the LOC139876045 gene encoding uncharacterized protein — MAKEDEEKTSFFTNKGIYCYQKMPFGLKNAGATYQMLVDKVFHNQLERNLEAYVDDMVRIKESRKATTLLQNLERMLGKEENSLKECISTVLVNERERVRVPIYFVSRVLQGAELNYPELEKLTLALIHTARKLRRYFQAHQIVVLTNKPIRQVLSKPEKSSRMAKWAIELGEHDIEFRVRHAIKGQVLADFIAETDNLNEEDTKNSTQVNTPKVESEEWKLNTDGASSSNGSGAGLMLVNLEGKEFTYALRFEFTATNNEAEYEALLAGLRMAKELKILHLRAFVDSQLVANQIMGTFEARQPTIQLQNKKADALSKLASLTFEHLAKEVLVEVLEKKSILEEEVNDLIHEDEVTWMTPLQVYLKAGTLPEDKNEARKIRIKVPSYKMMNGALYRRSFLTPRLQCVGPKQATIIIQEMHKGICGLHAGPSSVVTKDHETGILLAYDASMVLQDCESCQIHSNVPRLPKQELVSVTSD; from the exons ATGGCCAAGGAAGATGAAGAAAAAACATCCTTCTTCACCAACAAAGGGATTTACTGCTACCAAAAGATGCCCTTCGGGCTAAAAAACGCAGGAGCAACCTATCAAATGCTCGTCGACAAAGTCTTTCACAACCAACTGGAGAGAAATCTGGAAGCCTACGTAGATGATATG GTTCGTATAAAGGAGAGCAGAAAAGCAACTACCcttcttcagaatcttgaaaggatGCTTGGGAAAGAAGAAAATT CTTTGAAAGAGTGCATTAGTACAGTCTTGGTCAACGAACGAGAAAGAGTGCGAGTACCGATATACTTCGTTAGTCGAGTACTTCAAGGAGCAGAGTTGAATTACCCAGAACTTGAGAAGCTCACCCTAGCACTCATCCATACAGCTAGGAAACTCCGAAGATACTTCCAAGCACATCAGATAGTGGTACTTACCAACAAACCAATCAGGCAAGTACTCTCGAAGCCTGAAAAGTCGAGTAgaatggccaaatgggccattGAGCTAGGTGAACATGACATCGAGTTCAGGGTCAGACATGCAATCAAAGGACAAGTTTTGGCAGACTTCATCGCCGAAACAGATAACCTTAACGAAGAAGATACAAAGAACTCCACCCAAGTCAATACCCCGAAGGTCGAAAGTGAAGAATGGAAGTTGAACACCGATGGCGCGTCGAGTTCCAATGGATCAGGTGCTGGTCTAATGTTAGTAAACCTCGAAGGAAAAGAGTTTACTTATGCACTTCGTTTTGAATTCACAGCAACCAACAACGAAGCTGAATACGAAGCGCTACTCGCAGGGCTAAGAATGGCGAAGGAACTAAAGATCCTCCACCTTCGTGCTTTCGTCGACTCACAACTAGTGGCTAACCAAATCATGGGCACCTTTGAAGCTCGGCAACCCACCATCCAACT CCAAAATAAGAAGGCAGATGCACTAAGCAAACTCGCCTCATTGACATTTGAGCATCTCGCAAAAGAAGTCTTGGTGGAGGTACTAGAAAAGAAATCGATCCTGGAGGAAGAAGTCAATGACCTCATACATGAGGATGAGGTAACATGGATGACCCCACTGCAAGTATATCTTAAAGCGGGAACATTACCAGAGGATAAAAACGAAGCTAGGAAGATAAGGATAAAAGTACCCTCCTACAAAATGATGAACGGGGCGCTATACCGAAGATCCTTTCTTACTCCAAGACTTCAATGTGTGGGGCCAAAGCAAGCAACTATTATAATCCAAGAGATGCATAAGGGGATATGCGGCCTTCATGCAGGACCAAGTTCAGTAGTCACAAAAGATCATGAGACTGGGATACTACTGGCCTATGATGCATCAATGGTGCTACAAGATTGTGAATCCTGTCAAATCCACTCGAATGTCCCCAGACTACCAAAGCAAGAACTAGTCTCGGTTACCTCAGACTAG